A region of the Echeneis naucrates chromosome 22, fEcheNa1.1, whole genome shotgun sequence genome:
TGTGTGGGTGagtgaaaaatatgtttgttggTTGTGATTTTGCAagtttttctgatattttgtcaatataatctctttttttttttttttataattcctAGATATTGGTAAACGGTCACCGAACCATTCAAACCATTATCTACATGCATTTTAAAGGTTAATTCAGACCGGATAGAcagacaaaatgtcaaaacagtCTAATCCTACAATGTAGGCCTTTTGAGATAATGGTATGTTTCTATTTCACAAGGCTGGGGTTGATTAAAATGCTAGCCTATCCAACTGTCATGCCCTTAACCACTGACaagatacaaaaacacacatctggtTGCGAGACACAAGCCCAGCTAAGTGTTTGCTTAGAGGAATTGGCATCTACGCAGAGGGAGGGAACAGattgaacagaaagaaaacagcagcataaTCGTGGATTTTTGCTGCTCACCACAACCACATGCTCTGTCTCTGGATACAAAGTGAAGAGCACAGCGAGGCAATTAATTAaaagatagagacagagatacAGAAACCTGTCTCTGTATCTTTCTCATCAGGTTTTTTCTGATATTCACTCATCAGAGACAACGCCTTCTTTGaatgtctgtttcctgtcagaagTGGAACTCATAGAAAATCAGGGAGACAAAGATGAGGAAGTAGTAAATACAGGGgggaaaaagatgaagaggtGGTAATCAGATGCAGCAGATGCTAGCTGGCAGGAAAGAGGACAGACTGGCAGCTGAGCAAAAAACTGAGAGGGCAGTCATTTTCACAAACAGGATATGTGTGTCTACACAAAGGTGGAAAAGGTTTTATTCAGGACTTTAACATAAACATGGATTACAGCACAGCATATCACATTTTATGGAATATTTTATGTAATATTAGGagaagaacacaaacatttatgtgTATAGTGAGGAAACTacccttttgtttcttttcgaaacactgaaattacttgaaaatcttatttatttcGATTTGCTTGCTAAGTCTAAAAGGAGCACTATTGGGAACCACCTCCAAAAGCACTTAGGCTGGAAATGAGTACCACAGtggcaataaaaaaacatgagtaTTTCCTAAACAATAGTAGAAACTTGCAAATGTGCAGAACTGTGACGCTTACTCACATGCCACCTCCCTTCCCTTTTGGtcatgttctgttttttgttttttgtttttgttttttcccttctttaTAGCATATGTAGCCGGACAagatggtttgtttttaaattccaGTTTGAGTTGTAAGTGTTCATAAACATTGGTGCTTGATTATGTGTGGGCAGAGGCTTGGAATATGGTGACCTAATTCTGGAGTCATTTGAggtctgtttttcattgtgcttCATTGCAGAGCATTAGCTGACCCTTCAATGATTCTTTTTGGGAAATTGTATTGATATAAGCAAAtagccaaaaaaataataattagctCATAAGTAAACATATATTAGATAACAGTCAAACCAGAAGCATTGCTTCAAgctttttgtttactttgaaacAATCATCAGAGGGTAATGATACAGAGCAAATCTTTGTTACACAAGATTACCTTGTCGTCCTCCTGACACATGGCTGTGCTTCTGTCATTTAtagtcattttgttttcacatttcattaataGAGTGGAGCTGAAGGctcattgttaaaaaaaaaaaaaaatctaatgtgGACACTAAACAGTACAATATAAACACATACCAGAgtgtaaaattattatttgccTGAAGAGTTTCCATGTTAACAGTTATTGCAATATAAGacaatttccattttaaatgtaCTGTAAATATAAGTTAAAGGTGTTTTCTTGGTGTCCTGGTTGCAGCTAAGTGATATTGAGTTTTAAAGTATATCCAAAAGGTTGTAAAAACGTATTGAATTCAAATTCCTGCATGGAGCCATTATAGGGAAGAATATCAAAAGTCTCTCTTGTCTTCTCCCTGGTTTGTTGGTCACCAATGAGCCAGGCTGTAGTCATAATCGGATCTGACTAGCAGTAGCTGTCCCCTTTTACCCTCTCTAAATGAAGGCTGTGTTTCTTTGGCACATTTCAACTATGTGCTGATTACTGAAGACAAAAGAAGGCAATTTCAACTCACTAGACAAATAATGTCTCTGATTACTCATTTAAGTAGTTACCTCTATTCACAGCCTGCAGTCCACACATTTGGGGGGAGAGAGGACTGTGGAGGTGGCCCAGATTAAATCTGATACTGTCAGTAAACTTCAATCACAAAGCAATCTGTGAAATGATAAGTTGCCTGGAGTTGTTCATAGATATGTTAATAAAATTCCACTGACTAGTTTTCATTTGAGAACAGAGTAGTTAAACACTCCAGATGTGTTTCTGTATACAGGACATTAGTCACTTAACAGAGGTTCAGGCAAAAGAGGCTCATTTCAACTTTGTTTAGTCTCTATCAGCGTCTATCACTGTCAGTGTCACTATAGAATAAACACTGTTATCTTTGATTTTCCTACCCGTCTTTAACCTCACGTTCCTCAAACATCCATAACTTTCACATTCTGCTGGCCTGGCAAAGAGCTTCTTTCACCATCAACCTTGCCCTACTTTTATGGGAATCCTCCTCCATATTACACAATCATATTGGCCAGACCTGTAACTTTTATTAGCTAGTTTATATAAATAACCAGTTTGCATGTGAAAAATTTATATATTCTGCCAAAAGTGACATTTCTCTTTTGCATGATTCCCACAGTCTTGGCTTCCTAATGTGTTTACTTGCACTTAAGTAACCtggtcatttttttaatgtcctATTTTAATCAAGCAACAATAATATGCAGATgttcataataataaaatgtacttAACCAGGTTTCTAATGAGACTTTTACATGAACCttaatgtattaaaaatacTTTAGAATGGGGAAATAGTGCTGTCACAGCAGTGTGtactgataaaagaaaaaaacctgcaGCTGCGTCCTTGTATCCAAAATaatctttgtctctctctgtccatgcAGAGCGTTTTGACCACCACTGTCCCTGGGTGGGGAACTGTGTGGGGAAGAGGAACTACAGATTCTTCTACATGTtcatcctttctctctccttccttacCATCTTCATCTTCGCCTTTGTcatcacacacatcattttACGTAAGTAGTTAGGGGAAAGGACATGCTCTCAGGCATGgtacagacacacgcacactccTGGCTGTGTGATCGGCGTGTTTTGGAGCCAGCAGGTTGTAAGTGGGCGTTGTGAAAAGCTGCAGTGTTCTGGTTTGTTACCATCTTTCCAGCTGGGAGCAGGCAGTGCACTGTTCGACTCCCTATCAGTGCATGCGTACACGCAAATGATAGTGAGTGGATCAGACTTGCTCTGAGAACAAAATATGGGCTTTGGTTAGCTGCTAGAAAATTGTAGTGACAATTAAAAGTCTTTTAAGCTTGTTCTCTTCTCTTTGACTGTAACCATGCTGAGTTAAATCCAAGTCCTCTCAAATCTGGAAAGAAGGCCTGACAGTGGTTTGACTTCTGCAGTGTGCATTTTCTCCCCTCCTGGTGGGCTTGAGAACATCATATTAACTTAATAATCAGTTCATGATGTAAGATTACTGTACACTATAGGTAAAACCTTATCGTCCATGCCTCAAAATAAATTTACATTGTTGTGCTCaattgtaaagaaaatgttaacCGATGATGTGGGATGCATTAGCCCTACATAGCTGGCCAACCTTTGATTTGTGGTCTTTCTTCTGgctctgtcctccctctcttGGAAGTTAAATTGGAACAAGTGGGCACCTTCTGCCCAGCTCAGTTCATTTTGTAGACACTGGAACAGGTAATAGGTCCAGAGAGTGTAGTTTCTATTGTTTGATGGTGCACcatgtgtgagactgtgtgcaTGCAATATTAAATACAACGCTATAGTAATCTAATAGAAACCCTGTCTCTCTTTGTTCACAGGCTCCCATCAACAGGGGTTCCTTAACGCACTTAAAGATAGTCCTGCCAGATATCCTTTCAATGAAACTCATCTTTTACCATTTAGTTCAGCTGTTTGTCTGATTGCCTATTTTTTGTTGCCATCTGTTGTCTTATTGTCTTTAGTTTTACAATCACTGTCACAATGACACAAACTGATTTGTCCTGATGTAGTCTGTACATCAGTTGTAATTTGAGTGACATGCCTTTTCAGAGCAGTTCCATCTGTTGCTCCTGTTTTTACTCAGAATTGCAGTACTTGCATGACTGGTGTGCATCTTATTAGTCCCGTTCCATCAGGATAAACACAGTACTCAAGGCAACTCCACTCTCTGTCTCCGCCAATTGATTTCATCTGACTCTAGCTTGCATCCCTCCCTGTCAGGGAATGTTGTGTAAGTGAGATTTGAATATGAGCACgggtgtgtttgtctgtgtgactgaTGCCAAGCGTGCGCAAAGCTTCTTAAACTACAGTTGTCACAAATACACTGTAAATCAGCTTATTGTTTCAACACATCAGTGATGATCACATGGACTGTGGTTAATCCAAGCAAGTCAATCGTTTCCAGTTTTTAGTCCTTCATTGCAGGACAAATCATCTGACCTTAACCTTCAGCTATaactgaggcagaaaaaaaggggaatgCAGTCACCCAAGATCATAATTCAAATTTACTGCCATATCATTAACAGACTATTTGGGAGTAAAGAGGcaaatttatttcacttttttaaccATTGTCTTTTTACTATTGATGCCAGTCTTGGTTCTAAGATGACGCATAAAGAGCCACTTACATTGACTTGGATTGATGAGTAGATTTGGAGCATCAGAAGTGATCATATCTGAATAAAACCTAATGTTATTCTGGAGTCACAAATCAAGTGGAGAACACAGGGTCACGGTgtgtctttcttctccttctctctatGGCGGAGTGAGATAACTGGTTCTCTGGCAGAGAAATGTGCCAAGCCATGCTGATAACAGCCTTAATAAAGGGGAATTGCACTCAATAGTGTTGTACCAGCCTTTTGTACTAGAGgaatgatgaaatgttttgtccTTTGTAAAGAGCAAGAGGAACAGAAGAGATGGGGATTATAAGAGAGAAACGAGcagtgtgatattttttttattattattaatgtatttttttgcaGTACAGTTTAACAAACTGGCTCATGGTCTGTAAGAACGTACTGTATTGaccaaattattattattattattttttttttcaatgtgccCGCAGGACCTGTCTTAAAGTTACCTATTATAGTTCAGTTTTTAAAGGCAGAATGATTCGTCTTGGACAATCTGTTTTTATGCTTAATGTGGAGCAGAGACAATGAGCACTGTTCTGCGGCCCCAAGGAAATGAATTAGTAACAAGAAACTATTGGAAATATGAGGACAGCCCTGAGGCTGTAGGTCAGTATGCTAGTTGTCAGgtgttttgccatttttttctcccccttttttcatGCTGACTCcatatatgtctgtgtgtttccaatTGAACTGTCATATTAATGACTGTAAATTCGCAGATGGATTGAATTCTTTTCCTTGACTTCATTATGTCACTGTGCTGGAggtggttgtgtgtttcttttctgtctggTCCATTGTGGGTCTCTCGGGCTTCCATACCTACCTGATCAGCTCCAACCAGACCACCAATGAGGATGTGAGTATGAACATGAAACAGTATGTTCATTATTTTACACTCACAAGATAATGAGACTGTGGGGCTGTGGGTTTTATGTTGTCTGACAAGAAGTTACAAAGTATTTCTTTCAGAAACTTGTTTTTGGAgatttctcattatttattttcatttcacatttcactttaatttgtaACTTTTACATTGACAACCTTGTATCATTATTCCTAAATTGGTGTTAAagggaaacagaaatgttgaCATGTTGATGCTGAGGTCATAGTTTTGATAGACCAACATTTTTTGACTAGACTTGATACACAGTGATAATGTATATGGTGAGCAGCCTCTCGAAATGTGGTACTCGTGATTGTGATTGATTTGTGTGTCCTCCTTCAGATAAAAGGCTCATGGTCTTCAAAAAGAGGGAAGGACAACCATAATCCCTACAGCCATGGCAATATTTTCACCAACtgctgtgcagctctgtgtggaCCCCTCCCACCAAGGTATGACGTGTTTTTATGGGGCCATTTACATATTGCCAGCTTCCCCGATGATGACATATAATGACCTGTTCAGccctttttcatattttctgtaataAGTCACAACACCGCTTACATCTTCTCTCCCGAAAAAATTGTAATGTTCTCTCATATTTAAGTGTTAGCTTAGACTCGAGGTGTCCTGTACATAGCTCCTAAGGTACtggaagagcagagaggattTCAAGCTCATTTTAACCTAATCCACAAGCAGAGTTTGCTAGATATGTTATATTTCACACTTTTGCAGTTCATGAATTCAACAAAAAAGATGGGCCAACTGTTACAGCTATGTCCTCATGATAGTGTGACTGTAAATGTCAGTACATGCTGCCCATTCCCTCCCAGCTGCTTTCGCTTCATCAACCAGACTTTAAAATGTTCTTAAAACATACCTTATATATCTTTACTTAAATGGAGCCTGATATAAGAATTGGTTTTAAGCCCCAAGTGCAGAAGAATTGAAACCTTcataaaatcaacaaaaaaaaatatttcaccatTTGAACATGTTAAGCCATTAATCTGGTTATGTTTCCTGACATATGACATTCATTACATGCCACACAGGTGTTGTGGTGGCATGTATCTGTGCATATAAAGACCCGACCATAATGAATCACTTCTCATGTAAACGCTGAAATCACAATGAAAATAGTTAGCCTCAGAAAGAAGCTCAGATACTGACACTGAAGGTAATTAGCACTGACTCAACCTGGCTGTAGATATAAGCTATAACAAGCACCAAAGAGCCAGTTGGGCCCCAAAGTAGATCTATTTTGTTATGCTACTGTACTGTATTTGATATACtagttagttttgttttgtagtgTTTGTGAATAAATACTGTGCTAATGctttttcctttgtttatttatttgcctaTCTGCTTCTCTTTCATTAGTCTAATTGATAGACGGGGTTTTATTCAGCCAGATACACCTCAGCTGGCGCCACCAACCAATGGCATCACCATGTATGGGGCCACACAGTCTCAGCAGAGCCACATGGTAAGACACTGACCGCTCTCTGATGCAAGATACATGCGAATCAGGCTGATTAGCGAATTCACCTAAATATGTAGGTGACTGGCTAGTTGTCATGGGTGATTCAAAATGTTGTGTAGTCTGTTTACAGCACCACTTGTTGTATGATTCTCTTGTCCCAAACGTTTTTTTGGAGcaaaaaaaagacttttgagAAATTTTAAGTCCTTTTAAATTAACTGGTTCTTGGTTCTATGTACTTCTTGACACAGCCTCTTGCAGGCCCTAACATGACTCCTACAGGACCAGGCCTTGGACAAAGGGAACAACAGAGGGAATCTCCAGGTTTCCCAATTGATTCCTTTGCCAGAAACAAAAACTCACTTCTCACAAATTGAGGCAGAACTTATCTGAATGAGGAATTGAATTTACAGACGTCCTGTACTTTCTGATTTTTTTCGtctgattatttcattttgtaatagTAAACACTAGCTATTGGTTCAAGGATTGGACAGAATCAAATGTTCAACAAGGTCAATGCAGTTTCCATTATCCACAGAATCACAAATACTACACTGTATACAGAGCAGAGAGTGAAAAGCCAGGTAGTTTTTCCCATCTGTCAAAATACTGATGAAATTGCTCTTCTTGGTTTAGGAGCATGCCAGTGAGGTGTTTAGTCTTTCCAATATTGCTTCATGTTGTCTATAAATTATGTCAACAGTAGTATAAAGTGCCCTTTGTGAGTGTTGGTGCTTGGGGGACATCACAGATGGAGCTGTTAAAATTTCCTCTCCCTGATTTGAGCCGTTCTCTTGTTACGGGTTTTGCTCATCATGGAGATTTGTAAGATTAatgcttttgtgttgtctgAGGGTGTTCTCTCCTCATGCTGATAAGCCAAGTCTTGATGCGGGCCAACGAAAAAAGAACGAACAGGAATCGGTTAGAGAGAAAATGCTACCTCATAAACAAAAAGTAGACCAAAGTCTGTAAACAGATATTTTCTGCAATGTTAGGGCATCCCTGGGAGAGAGCATTGTACTGACCTCACAGACTAGCTTATCATTGGTGCCTGAATAGAAGCAACAAGTCTTCTGTTGTTCACTTCAGCTGTTTACCTCACACATTACATGCTAGATTTAAGACCCATTCACTCACGGTGACTATATGTCTTTCCCTGGCACCCTCCCCCTGTGCCACAGTCACCCTATTGTTCTCTTCGAACCTAGACCTCATCCTGCTCATTCTCATTGGGATGTCCAGCATGAATGTCATCTGTCTTCAGGTCCTGAATGTGTGTACTAATAGTAATGGGCTGAGAGCCACAAGAGCATTATCCCTATGTTAGCACAGTCAGAAATAACTACCATCAGTTTTCTGTAGCAGTTATGAATAGCAGCTAAAGTTGTCCTCTAGTGTCAGCTTGGGGTTATTATATCTGCGCACTGCTACTGTCTGATTTAAACTGTACAAAAGTTTCCTGTCATTCTTATGTATTTACTACAGGAGTGTGTGGGTGGCTTAAGAGAAAGTGTGTGAATGTACTTCAGCAgttaggagagagagagagaacaaaaaaagacatatgGACATGATGGAATGACAGCAGATAGTTGggaaaaaatttacattttattttattcttaacTAGCCTTAATTTAAATGTACTGTCAAGACCAGCTAGTGCAACTATCAATTGCTAAATCGTTGGATTGagctgaatgtgaaaataaGCATTTAAGACAAGGGTCATCACATTTTGTAGAGACATAAAGGACTGCCTACACAGTGTTTGTCTTGGTGCTTTattgttgactgtgtgtgtcacattttctttctgaggTACCTTGTCTGTGATGCAGCTTAAAACGAAAGCCTAATATGCAGAAGCCTTGTAagtggttaccatggcaacatgGTGTGATATGATGTCACACTACACCTTGACAACATAAAACCTCAGGGGGCAGGGATGTAATCGCAGTAATGTTTCTGTGAAAGGGTGAATTCACCCAAATTACATTTAATAGATTTTCTCATTGTATAGTTATTTTGCCATTCATGTGTTCATTTGACTTGGATAATTTTGGTTTTCAGATTgtcttgaaataatttttcaattaaTCCGTCATCAGAAAATGAACTGACAAAAATTCTAATATACAGTTTAcctttaataattattattatttttatttatatggttTCCAATTTGTCAAATGTCaggattttttcctttttgtgtattttttcaaaatttaaGGTTTGAATGTCTGACATTTTCTTGAATAAATGACGAATAATGCCATCTCCACAGAGTGACAAAAAGTCCTTCATTAcctttttgaataaaaatactaaacagcaaagacaaacaaaactcCAGTTATAGTACCTCAAGAATACACTATTTGGGTTTGGCCttgtaaatattttcatctttgGTCACCTCTGACAAAAGATGGAAGTGATCTGTCTTTTTCCTATTTGTGAGCTGCAGACTATTTTTACACAAGATACACttacgcgcacacacactgcaacttCATCAACCACCATTTCCTGTGGTTTGAAGAACTGACAGCCCACAgtcatatttcagtttgtttcagtttgtgtacTTGTTCCTTGTTCAGTGAGTAGACAGTAAGTCTTCATACAGTCAGCTGCATGACTGATGGTGTTACTCTCACCTAGAGTGCCCTCTTTGGTTCTCTGCTCTGCTTAAagcagtatttgttttttccatgggtaaaagatgaaaaaatgaacagaaaggTAGTATCAGCTTTTTATCTTCATTCATTCTGTATGTACAATCCTAGATTCTTTCTCCTCCTAACCTCTCAGTAATTGAATTAAACTCAGAACTGTGTCTGACTGATGAAATGCCAGGTCTGAGGTTGACAGTCTTGTACAAACTGGCTTAGATCACATATAATTACTGGAAAATAGGACTGTAACTATTCAATATTTGTGTTGCAAATTAATTACGTAGTCTGCAACTTTTCAGAAAAAGGGGAGACCTTCAAACTATCATTTGTCCAATTTACACTCgcaaaaaaaagttgaattaaataaaaaaagggcgTCAAACACACCTTCACACATGTTATCTTTGTCGACGCACTTGTATATTTACACACTATACTTTTATGTCGGCCATTATTCACCTCTAGGCTGGTATAATCTGGCTATCACATGATTGTAATGTCAAAAGTTCTGGTATGTGTCAAGtctaaaatgtaaacaggatTACATTTCCCTGTTGTGCCATCACTGTTACGTGTGAAAGCCAACCACAACAAGGCCTGTGCTGCCTCAGCTTCTCTCTGCTATCTGAAGTCTATGTAcatattgttgtttgtttacgTGTGCCCTGTGTGGGATTGGCAGTCAGTCGGGATATAACTGTTTATGAAACACAAGGGGGCTAGGAAGTAGAAAGGAAAGGACAAATGTCTGATCCACCACAGTGCTATAGATGCAGCCATGTGCTAACATGGCAGTGAGTGAGGTTTCTGTCATTTTAGTCCACCGACATTCGCTCCAATTAGTTGTCTGAATGGCCTGGAAAGAAGCCAGGCTTGTACAGGTGATGATAAGTGTAGAGCGAGTAATGGGCTGATAATACATCTCTCCCACTGTCAAGGGGAGCTGAACATCTGTTTAAATCACATATTTAATCTGCTTTTTTTAGGCCACTGTGGTTAAGGCATAAAGGTGAGATGCCCAAGTCTTGTCCTtgtgcttcaactttcctgTCCAGACTGTGGGGTGGAGGGAGGCATCAAAATACTCTTCATGTTTGTTAATATGGCTTTTTAATTGCTGTCATCTAAACACAAGTAGCGTTTTATATATCCGCAGCTGGTCTCTAATGCACATGACTCTGTGGTGATAGAGGGCTAATGGGGTGATGGCTAACCTCCCTGTAGCTAATGTG
Encoded here:
- the LOC115036120 gene encoding probable palmitoyltransferase ZDHHC14 isoform X3, giving the protein MHLGVSESMRECEYSQISTRSSTPMETPYKKRTPKKRKWESFPGRNKFYCNGRIMMAKQTGVFYLTLVLILVTCGLFFTFDCRFLALQLTPAIPVIGGVLFLFVLGTLLRTSFSDPGVLPRATPDEAADLERQIDVANGSTGYRPPPRTKEVVINGQTVKLKYCFTCKIFRPPRASHCSLCDNCVERFDHHCPWVGNCVGKRNYRFFYMFILSLSFLTIFIFAFVITHIILRSHQQGFLNALKDSPASVLEVVVCFFSVWSIVGLSGFHTYLISSNQTTNEDIKGSWSSKRGKDNHNPYSHGNIFTNCCAALCGPLPPSLIDRRGFIQPDTPQLAPPTNGITMYGATQSQQSHMPLAGPNMTPTGPGLGQREQQRESPGFPIDSFARNKNSLLTN